A genome region from Baekduia alba includes the following:
- a CDS encoding phosphotransferase family protein codes for MTADALVPTELVDRERLSRHLREHLGAGYGQFDVRRLGEGQSCLTFMLEGTGWSLVLRRPPRGDLPPTAFDVTREYRVMSAIRAGGADLPVPQPVLLCTDRDVLGAPFYLMEPVGGLVLRERAPAGFGPAQRAALSESAIDVLASLRALDWQGIGLADFGNPDAYAERQLRRMQKLWERARFRPLPEVDEVGDWLRANVPPQSRAAVVHGDYKLDNVIVDPATGRVAAVVDWELSTIGDPAADLGWLLYYWLDDQAELQWPRMPAVMLAEGFPTRAELFERYAGRGAEVAAEAAVWYAALAGWKCAIMLEGSYRRFVEGTADHATYAALETGVPFLANRALGFATGALRIV; via the coding sequence ATGACCGCCGATGCGCTCGTGCCCACCGAGCTCGTGGATCGCGAGCGGCTGTCCCGTCACCTGCGCGAGCACCTCGGCGCCGGCTACGGGCAGTTCGACGTTCGCCGGCTCGGCGAGGGGCAGTCGTGCCTGACCTTCATGTTGGAGGGCACGGGCTGGAGCCTCGTCCTGCGCCGCCCGCCGCGCGGCGACCTGCCGCCGACGGCCTTCGACGTCACCCGGGAGTACCGCGTGATGTCGGCGATCCGGGCCGGCGGCGCCGACCTTCCGGTGCCCCAGCCCGTGCTGCTCTGCACGGATCGGGACGTGCTCGGCGCGCCGTTCTACCTGATGGAGCCGGTCGGCGGCCTCGTCCTGCGCGAGCGCGCTCCGGCGGGGTTCGGCCCGGCCCAGCGCGCCGCGCTCTCCGAGAGCGCGATCGACGTGCTCGCGAGCCTCCGCGCCCTGGACTGGCAGGGCATCGGGCTCGCCGACTTCGGCAACCCCGACGCCTACGCGGAGCGCCAGCTGCGCCGGATGCAGAAGCTCTGGGAGCGCGCGCGCTTCCGGCCGCTGCCGGAGGTCGACGAGGTCGGCGACTGGCTCCGGGCCAACGTCCCGCCGCAGTCCCGCGCGGCGGTCGTGCACGGCGACTACAAGCTCGACAACGTCATCGTCGACCCCGCGACCGGTCGGGTCGCCGCCGTCGTCGATTGGGAGCTGTCGACGATCGGCGATCCGGCGGCCGACCTCGGCTGGCTGCTCTACTACTGGCTCGACGATCAGGCCGAGCTGCAGTGGCCGCGGATGCCGGCGGTGATGCTGGCCGAGGGCTTCCCGACCCGCGCCGAGCTGTTCGAGCGCTACGCGGGCCGTGGCGCGGAGGTGGCCGCGGAGGCGGCGGTCTGGTACGCCGCGCTGGCCGGGTGGAAGTGCGCGATCATGCTCGAAGGCTCCTACCGGCGCTTCGTCGAGGGGACCGCCGACCACGCGACCTATGCCGCCCTGGAGACCGGCGTCCCGTTCCTCGCGAACCGCGCGCTGGGGTTCGCCACCGGCGCGCTGCGGATCGTCTGA
- a CDS encoding pyruvate, phosphate dikinase yields MIGQARWVVPVDEAEPTDVSTLGGKGASLAVLRSAGIGVPPAFIVSTELCRRYAREGAVPRDAWDEIVDGIAALGAVVGRGFGDADAPLLVSVRSGAPVSMPGMMDTILNVGLGEETLAGLERMTADGVFAWDSYVRLLHMFGGSVRGLSSAKLAMAKVGRGDELAGDTVAGLRAAAGRYRQAIETESRTAFPEDPWDQLREAVEAVLRSWQSPRAQRYRRHAGIADDLGTAVVVQAMVFGNLDERSGSGVAFTRDPASGTPGMYGDFLVNAQGEDVVSGEHEVGTLADCARVLPEPYAELVAMAGTLEERYRDMCDIEFTIESGRLWVLQVRPGQRTALAQLRIALDLLAAGTIDAATALQRIAPASLIHAERPVLDAAAPRDLLGRGVPASPGVAVGALAFSSPAAEAMAADGRPAVLVREVTSPDDISGFVAAQAVVTARGGRVSHAAVVARGMNLPAVCSVTALSFRDGGAAFGDRLLSEGDVVTVDGTTGEVHAGALGLVAPPPHPETERLLAECDRRRQVRVLAWEPAPWADGTFAAAGAIDCRSLAQVDDARSGDDPVLVSPGAAEDPLGLLEAAAGLAAGRVFVAVDAGWPAAVSHLPAGPWGGLVATAAGAPVARLLAASSQLSS; encoded by the coding sequence GTGATCGGCCAGGCCCGTTGGGTGGTCCCGGTCGACGAGGCCGAGCCGACCGACGTCAGCACGCTGGGCGGCAAGGGCGCGAGCCTGGCGGTCCTGCGCAGCGCCGGGATCGGCGTGCCGCCCGCGTTCATCGTCTCGACCGAGCTGTGCCGCCGGTACGCACGCGAGGGCGCCGTCCCGCGCGACGCGTGGGACGAGATCGTGGACGGGATCGCTGCGCTCGGAGCGGTCGTCGGCCGCGGCTTCGGCGACGCCGACGCGCCGCTGCTCGTGTCCGTCCGCTCCGGCGCGCCCGTGTCGATGCCGGGGATGATGGACACGATCCTGAACGTGGGCCTCGGCGAGGAGACGCTCGCCGGACTCGAGCGGATGACCGCCGACGGCGTCTTTGCCTGGGACTCCTACGTCCGGCTCCTGCACATGTTCGGCGGCTCCGTGCGTGGGCTGTCCTCGGCCAAGCTCGCCATGGCGAAGGTCGGGCGCGGCGACGAGCTCGCGGGGGACACGGTCGCCGGCCTGCGCGCGGCGGCGGGCCGCTACCGGCAGGCCATCGAGACCGAGAGCCGGACGGCGTTCCCCGAGGATCCCTGGGACCAGCTGCGCGAAGCGGTGGAGGCGGTCCTGCGATCCTGGCAGTCGCCGCGGGCGCAGCGGTACCGCCGTCACGCCGGCATCGCCGACGACCTCGGCACGGCGGTCGTCGTCCAGGCCATGGTCTTCGGGAACCTCGACGAGCGCTCCGGCTCCGGCGTGGCGTTCACGCGCGACCCGGCGTCCGGCACCCCGGGGATGTATGGAGACTTCCTCGTCAACGCTCAGGGTGAGGACGTGGTCAGCGGAGAGCACGAGGTCGGGACGCTCGCCGACTGCGCGCGGGTGCTGCCGGAGCCCTACGCCGAGCTCGTCGCGATGGCGGGCACGCTCGAGGAGCGCTACCGCGACATGTGCGACATCGAGTTCACGATCGAGAGCGGGCGGCTGTGGGTGCTGCAGGTGCGCCCGGGCCAGCGCACGGCGCTGGCCCAACTGCGGATCGCGCTCGACCTGCTCGCCGCCGGGACGATCGACGCGGCCACCGCGCTCCAACGCATCGCGCCCGCCTCGCTCATCCATGCGGAGCGCCCGGTGCTCGACGCCGCCGCGCCGCGGGACCTGCTCGGTCGCGGCGTGCCCGCGTCCCCCGGCGTGGCCGTCGGGGCGCTGGCCTTCAGCTCGCCGGCGGCCGAGGCGATGGCGGCCGACGGCCGACCGGCGGTCCTCGTCCGCGAGGTCACGAGCCCCGACGACATCAGCGGCTTCGTCGCCGCGCAAGCGGTCGTCACCGCCCGTGGTGGGCGGGTGAGCCACGCCGCGGTCGTCGCGCGCGGCATGAACCTCCCGGCCGTCTGCAGCGTCACCGCGCTCAGCTTCCGCGACGGCGGCGCCGCGTTCGGCGACCGCCTGCTGTCGGAGGGCGACGTGGTGACCGTCGACGGGACGACGGGCGAGGTCCACGCCGGCGCGCTCGGGCTGGTCGCTCCGCCGCCCCATCCCGAGACCGAGCGCCTGCTGGCCGAGTGCGACCGGCGCCGCCAGGTCCGCGTGCTCGCGTGGGAGCCGGCGCCGTGGGCGGATGGCACGTTCGCCGCCGCCGGCGCGATCGACTGCCGGTCGCTCGCGCAGGTCGACGACGCCCGGTCCGGAGACGACCCCGTCCTGGTGAGCCCGGGAGCCGCTGAGGATCCCCTGGGGCTCCTGGAGGCCGCGGCCGGGCTGGCGGCCGGGCGCGTGTTCGTGGCCGTCGACGCCGGCTGGCCGGCCGCGGTGAGCCATCTGCCGGCAGGTCCGTGGGGCGGCTTGGTCGCCACCGCCGCCGGCGCGCCGGTCGCTCGGCTGCTCGCGGCCAGTTCCCAACTTTCAAGTTGA
- a CDS encoding enoyl-CoA hydratase/isomerase family protein produces MTNAPTSERPAASVIVERRPIDGQPGFAGWVTMNRPDDMNPMDWGTIKALRAAFDDLGADQDVRVIFVTGSGRAFCAGGDMKRYVELQRDAVEFPRFLADCHDLFIAVAKYPKPVVALVNGVSVAGGTELIMFCDFAIAADTARIGDAHLNFGMMGGGGVLAMLPLVVGPARARELILTGRLLDAEEARDWGLVSRVVPAADLEAVADRLAEQLAAKSPLAVKNAKGVLNSVFWSGADIETRMDVEREVDLRYCLTSEDAQEGLAAFGEKRAPRFTGR; encoded by the coding sequence ATGACGAACGCACCCACCAGCGAACGGCCGGCCGCCTCCGTGATCGTCGAGCGGCGTCCGATCGACGGCCAGCCGGGGTTCGCCGGCTGGGTGACGATGAACCGCCCCGACGACATGAACCCGATGGACTGGGGAACGATCAAGGCGCTGCGCGCCGCCTTCGACGACCTCGGCGCCGATCAGGACGTCCGGGTCATCTTCGTCACGGGCTCCGGGCGGGCGTTCTGCGCGGGCGGCGACATGAAGCGCTACGTCGAGCTGCAGCGCGACGCGGTGGAGTTCCCGCGGTTCCTCGCCGACTGCCACGACCTCTTCATCGCCGTGGCGAAGTACCCGAAGCCCGTCGTCGCCCTGGTCAACGGCGTCTCGGTCGCCGGTGGCACGGAGCTCATCATGTTCTGCGACTTCGCCATCGCGGCGGACACGGCCCGGATCGGCGACGCGCACCTCAACTTCGGGATGATGGGCGGCGGTGGCGTGCTGGCGATGCTGCCGCTCGTCGTCGGCCCGGCGCGCGCCCGTGAGCTGATCCTGACCGGGCGGCTGCTCGACGCCGAGGAGGCCCGTGACTGGGGCCTCGTCTCGCGGGTCGTCCCTGCCGCCGACCTCGAAGCCGTCGCCGACCGCCTTGCCGAGCAGCTCGCGGCGAAGAGCCCGCTGGCGGTCAAGAACGCGAAGGGCGTCCTGAACTCGGTCTTCTGGTCGGGCGCGGACATCGAGACCCGGATGGACGTGGAGCGCGAGGTCGACCTGCGCTACTGCCTGACCAGCGAGGACGCCCAGGAAGGGCTCGCCGCGTTCGGCGAGAAGCGGGCGCCGCGCTTCACGGGGCGGTGA
- a CDS encoding Zn-ribbon domain-containing OB-fold protein, translated as MSGLRLEDVVAQAPESARLWEALAERRLELPRCGACRRLRFPPLSTCPYCGSSDHAWEPVQARGTLYSWVVTHVAFDASLADDVPYVVGTVQLPDGPRIFARLEGVAPAALAPDMALEGVFGDEDGLPFLRFRPAGAR; from the coding sequence ATGAGCGGGCTGCGCCTGGAGGACGTCGTCGCGCAGGCGCCGGAGTCGGCGCGGCTGTGGGAGGCGCTGGCCGAGCGCCGGCTCGAGCTTCCGCGCTGCGGCGCATGCCGCCGCCTCCGGTTCCCGCCGCTGTCGACGTGCCCGTACTGCGGCTCCTCGGACCACGCGTGGGAGCCGGTGCAGGCGCGCGGCACGTTGTACTCCTGGGTCGTCACGCACGTGGCCTTCGACGCGTCGCTGGCCGACGACGTGCCGTACGTCGTCGGCACGGTGCAGCTGCCCGACGGGCCGCGGATCTTCGCCCGGCTCGAAGGCGTGGCCCCCGCCGCGCTCGCGCCGGACATGGCGCTCGAGGGCGTCTTCGGCGACGAGGACGGCCTTCCGTTCCTGCGCTTCCGACCCGCGGGCGCGCGATGA
- a CDS encoding acyl-CoA dehydrogenase family protein, whose translation MRRTIFEPVHEDFRTSVRTFLQREAVPHAERWETAGMVDREFWRKAGAAGFVGFAAPERHGGLDLHDFRFNAILDEEIEYAAVPGDNFALENDIVTPYLVELANEEQQARWLPSFVAGESVVAIAMSEPGAGSDLRAMQTTARRDGDTIVVNGSKTFVTSGIQADRVIVAARSVPEGDRPVYDLLMIDADTPGFERGRKLAKVGRRAQDTAELFFTDVRVPVANLLGEPGRGLASLMRNLPRERLSIAVSAVAACEHALQLTVAYARDRHAFGRPIGSFQANRFALADLTTRVRAARQYVDACIAALDTGALGDAEAAGVKALTSELQFEVLDRCVQLHGGYGYMDEYAISRLWRDARVQRIYGGTTEVMYEIVGRELGL comes from the coding sequence ATGCGCCGGACGATCTTCGAGCCCGTCCACGAGGACTTCCGGACGTCCGTCCGCACGTTCCTGCAGCGCGAGGCCGTGCCCCACGCCGAGCGCTGGGAAACGGCCGGCATGGTCGATCGCGAGTTCTGGCGCAAGGCGGGGGCCGCCGGGTTCGTCGGCTTCGCGGCGCCCGAGCGGCACGGCGGGCTCGACCTGCACGACTTCCGCTTCAACGCGATCCTGGACGAGGAGATCGAGTACGCGGCGGTCCCCGGCGACAACTTCGCCCTCGAGAACGACATCGTTACGCCCTATCTGGTCGAGCTCGCCAACGAGGAGCAGCAGGCCCGCTGGCTGCCGTCCTTCGTCGCCGGCGAGTCCGTCGTCGCGATCGCGATGTCCGAGCCCGGCGCCGGATCCGACCTGCGGGCGATGCAGACGACGGCGCGCCGGGACGGCGACACGATCGTGGTCAACGGCTCGAAGACGTTCGTGACCAGCGGCATCCAGGCCGACCGCGTGATCGTCGCGGCGCGCTCGGTGCCCGAGGGCGACCGACCGGTCTACGACCTGCTGATGATCGACGCCGACACGCCCGGGTTCGAGCGGGGTCGCAAGCTCGCGAAGGTCGGCCGCCGGGCGCAGGACACCGCAGAGCTGTTCTTCACCGACGTTCGCGTTCCGGTCGCCAACCTCCTCGGCGAACCGGGCCGCGGTCTGGCGAGCCTGATGCGCAACCTGCCGCGGGAACGCCTGTCGATCGCCGTCTCCGCCGTTGCCGCCTGTGAGCACGCGCTGCAGCTCACGGTCGCCTACGCGCGGGATCGCCACGCCTTCGGCCGGCCGATCGGCAGCTTCCAGGCCAACCGCTTCGCGCTCGCCGACCTGACCACGCGGGTGCGCGCCGCGCGCCAGTACGTCGACGCGTGCATCGCCGCGCTCGACACGGGCGCGCTCGGGGACGCCGAGGCGGCGGGCGTCAAGGCGCTGACCTCGGAGCTGCAGTTCGAGGTCCTCGACCGGTGCGTCCAGCTGCACGGCGGCTACGGCTACATGGACGAGTACGCGATCTCGCGCCTGTGGCGCGACGCGCGCGTGCAACGCATCTACGGCGGCACGACCGAGGTCATGTACGAGATCGTCGGCCGCGAGCTGGGGCTGTGA
- a CDS encoding thiolase C-terminal domain-containing protein: MSRGYHGNVAIAGLGQTEFSASSGRSVLDLAVEACGAAIADAGLTPDQVDGIASYSMFDDSVPTEAVATALALPDMSYALDFHLGGQSPCFLVMHAAMAVHAGLADCVVLYRAMNGRSGVRVGRAPVAGGGAPYRYPLGYVSYAQYMAMWARRYMVETGATQEDIGAVPIAQRAYAETNPRATLRKPLDLDGYLESRVIAEPFHLHDCAREVDGACALVVTSLERARDLKRPPAVIAGSAYVAPRRPGLDIGDSLFWDDFTRNHTSFLKDRLWGGAGLGPEDVDVAEIYDCFSSVVHWSLEGLGFVGRGEAGAFVRDGHTALDGSLPTNTHGGMLGEGYLHGMNTVVEAVRQIQGTAANQVPNAETAAVTSGGMESGSALVLTVDR, encoded by the coding sequence ATGAGCCGCGGATACCACGGGAACGTCGCGATCGCCGGGCTGGGGCAGACCGAGTTCTCGGCCAGCTCGGGCCGCAGCGTCCTGGACCTCGCCGTCGAGGCGTGCGGCGCCGCGATCGCCGACGCGGGCCTGACTCCCGATCAGGTCGACGGCATCGCGAGCTACAGCATGTTCGACGACTCGGTGCCGACCGAGGCGGTGGCCACGGCCCTCGCGCTGCCGGACATGAGCTACGCGCTCGACTTCCACCTCGGCGGTCAGTCGCCGTGCTTCCTCGTCATGCACGCCGCGATGGCGGTCCACGCTGGCCTGGCCGACTGCGTCGTGCTGTACCGGGCGATGAACGGGCGGTCCGGCGTCCGCGTCGGCCGGGCACCGGTCGCCGGCGGCGGCGCGCCCTACCGCTACCCGCTGGGGTACGTCAGCTACGCGCAGTACATGGCGATGTGGGCGCGGCGGTACATGGTCGAGACGGGCGCCACGCAGGAGGACATCGGCGCCGTGCCGATCGCCCAGCGGGCCTACGCCGAGACCAACCCGCGAGCGACGCTGCGCAAGCCGCTCGACCTGGACGGCTACCTCGAGAGCCGCGTGATCGCCGAGCCGTTCCACCTCCACGACTGCGCGCGCGAGGTCGACGGCGCGTGCGCGCTCGTCGTGACGAGCCTCGAGCGCGCCCGCGACCTCAAGCGCCCGCCCGCCGTGATCGCCGGGTCGGCCTACGTCGCTCCGCGGCGCCCGGGCCTGGACATCGGCGACTCCCTCTTCTGGGATGACTTCACCCGCAACCACACGTCGTTCCTGAAGGACCGGCTCTGGGGTGGCGCGGGCCTCGGTCCGGAGGACGTCGACGTCGCCGAGATCTACGACTGCTTCAGCAGCGTCGTGCACTGGAGCCTCGAAGGGCTGGGGTTCGTCGGCCGTGGCGAGGCGGGCGCGTTCGTCCGGGACGGCCACACCGCTTTGGATGGCTCATTGCCCACGAACACGCACGGCGGGATGCTCGGCGAGGGCTACCTGCACGGGATGAACACGGTGGTCGAGGCGGTGCGCCAGATCCAGGGCACCGCCGCCAACCAGGTGCCGAACGCCGAGACGGCGGCGGTCACCTCCGGCGGGATGGAGAGCGGCTCGGCGCTCGTCCTCACGGTGGACCGATGA
- a CDS encoding PEP-utilizing enzyme produces MSAAQHLLARGIVASAGTATGTLREATSVAHVVELMAEDLGETIIWTEHASVTSIVPILPHVRGVVCQGGGVTSHIAIVARQLGLPCLVAADFAQDGAALAGRRVSIEPNGMLVLAPDGS; encoded by the coding sequence ATGAGCGCGGCACAGCACCTTCTCGCGCGGGGCATCGTCGCCTCGGCGGGCACCGCCACCGGGACGCTGCGCGAGGCGACGTCGGTCGCGCACGTGGTCGAGCTGATGGCCGAGGACCTGGGCGAGACGATCATCTGGACCGAGCACGCGTCGGTGACGTCGATCGTGCCGATCCTGCCGCACGTGCGGGGCGTCGTCTGCCAAGGGGGAGGGGTGACGTCGCACATCGCGATCGTCGCCCGCCAGTTGGGCCTGCCCTGCCTCGTCGCCGCGGACTTCGCGCAGGACGGTGCGGCGCTGGCGGGCCGGCGCGTGTCGATCGAGCCGAACGGGATGCTCGTGCTGGCGCCCGACGGGTCGTGA